The Streptomyces sp. NBC_01276 genome contains the following window.
CGCACGATCGGCGCGGAGCCCGAGGCCTGGAAACCCCACACGCGGGGCGTACGGGAGGCCAGGCCGTCGGCCTTGTACTCCTTGAAGCCCTTCCAGTACGCGGTGATGTTGCCCGCGTTGCCCACCGGCAGGACGTGGATGTCGGGGGCGTCGCCGAGCGCGTCCACGATCTCGAACGCGGCCGTCTTCTGACCCTCGATGCGGACCGGGTTGACGGAATTGACCAGCGCCACCGGGTAGTTGTCGGACAGCGCGCGGGCCAGGTCCAGGCAGTCGTCGAAGTTGCCGTCGACCTGCAGGATCTTCGCGCCGTGCACCAGCGCCTGGCCCATCTTGCCGAGCGCGATCTTGCCGCGGGGCACGAGCACCGCGCACACCATGCCGGCGCGCACCGCGTAGGCGGCGGCGGAGGCGGAGGTGTTGCCCGTGGAGGCGCAGATGACGGCCTTGGCGCCGTCCTCCTTGGCCTTGGTGATGGCCATCGTCATGCCGCGGTCCTTGAAGGACCCCGTGGGGTTGGCACCCTCCACCTTGAGGTGCACCTCACAGCCCGTGCGCTCGGAGAGCACCTGGGCGGGGACGAGGGGAGTGCCGCCCTCGCGGAGCGTGACCACCGGGGTCGTGTCCGTCACCGGCAGGCGGTCCCGGTACTCCTCGATGATGCCGCGCCACTGGTGGGTGCGATTGCTGCTCATGGGTCCTTACTCCCCTTCAACACGCATGATGCTGGCGACACCGCGCACGGTGTCCAGCTTCCGCAGCGCCTCGACGGTCCCCGAAAGGGCGGCGTCGGGTGCGCGGTGAGTGACGACGACGAGGGAGGCCTCGCCGTCCTTGCCCTGCTGCCGCACCGTGTCGATGGAGACACCGTGCTCCGCGAAGGTGGTCGCCACCTGGGCGAGGACGCCCGGCTTGTCCGCCACATCGAGGCTGATGTGGTAGCGGGTGACGACATCCCCCATGGGGCTGACCGGCAGTTGGGTGTACGCCGACTCGCCGGGCCCCGTTGCCTGGGCGAGCTTGTTGCGGCAGACCGCGACGAGGTCGCCGAGGACCGCGGACGCGGTCGGAGCGCCACCCGCGCCGGGCCCGTAGAACATGAGGCGCCCGGCGGCCTCCGCCTCGACGAAGACCGCGTTGTACGCCTCGCGGACGGAGGCGAGCGGGTGGCTGAGCGGGATCATCGCCGGGTGCACGCGGGCGGTGACGGACTCGCCGTCCGCGGCGCGCTCCAGGATCGCGAGGAGCTTGATGGTGCAGCCCATGCGCTTGGCGGAGGCGAAGTCCGCGGCGCTGACCTCAGTCATGCCCTCGCGGTACACGTCGTCCAGGCGGACCCGGGTGTGGAAGGCGATGCCGGCCAGGATCGCGGCCTTGGCGGCCGCGTCGTAGCCCTCGACGTCGGCGGTCGGGTCGGCTTCGGCGTAGCCGAGGGCGGTGGCCTCGTCGAGGGCCTCCTGGTAGCCGGCGCCGGTCGAGTCCATCTTGTCGAGGATGAAGTTCGTCGTGCCGTTGACGATGCCCATCACGCGGTTGATCTTGTCGCCCGCGAGGGACTCGCGCATCGGGCGCACCAGCGGGATGGCGCCGGCGACGGCGGCCTCGTAGTAGAGGTCGAGCCCGTGCGTCTCGGCCGCGCCGTGCAGCGCAGCGCCGTCCTGGGCGAGCAGCGCCTTGTTCGCGGAGACGACGGAGATGCCGTTCTCGAAGGCGGTGGTGATCAGCGTGCGGGCGGGCTCGATGCCGCCGATGACCTCGATGGCCACGTCGATGTCACCGCGTTTGAGGAGGGCGGTGGCGTCGGTGGTGACGAGCGCCGGGTCGATGCCCTCGCGCACCTTGGAGGGACGGCGCACAGCCACGCCGGCGAGTTCGACGGGCGCGCCGATCCTGGCTGTCAGATCGTCGGCGTGCGTCGTCATGATGCGCGCCACCTCTGAGCCGACCACTCCACAGCCCAGCAGCGCCACCTTCAGCGGACGCGTACGCATCATTCGACCTACGCCTTTCGATCTTCCATCCGTAACCCGTGCGCGGATTGCGCGCGGGTCCTGAACCAGTCTCACTCAATGGACAGGACTTTCCATCCTCGGTCCATTGAGTGAGACACCGGTTTGGGATACCTATTTTGAGGGTCCGGGGGCTTTCCCCAGAAATATGGGAATCATCCGAGGTCGAGACGCAGGAGATCTTCCTCCGTCTCGCGCCGGACGATCACCCGCGCCCCGCCGTCGCGCACGGCGACGACGGGCGGGCGCAGGGCGTGGTTGTAGTTGCTGGCCATGGAGCGGCAGTACGCCCCGGTGGCGGGCACGGCGAGGAGGTCCCCGGGCGCGAGGTCGGCCGGCAGGAACGCGTCCTTCACCACGATGTCGCCGCTCTCGCAGTGCTTGCCGACGACGCGGACCAGCATGGGCTCGGCGTCCGATACGCGGGAGACGAGGGTGACCCCGTATTCGGCGTCGTAGAGGGCGGTGCGGATGTTGTCGGACATGCCGCCGTCGACGGAGACGTAGGTGCGCAGGCCTTCGAGGGGCTTGATCGTGCCCACCTCGTACAGGGTGAACGCCGTCGGGCCGACGATCGCGCGGCCGGGCTCGACGGAGATGCGGGGCGCCTTGAGCCCGGCGCTCTCGCACTCCCGCGCCACGATCTCGGTGAGGGCCTTGGCGATCTCGTGCGGCTCGCGCGGGTCGTCGGCGGAGGTGTAGGCGATGCCGAGGCCGCCGCCGAGGTCGATCTCGGGCAGCTCGACGCCGTGCTCGTCGCGTACGGCGGCCAGCAGCTGGATGACCCGCTTGGCGGACACCTCGAAACCGGCCATGTCGAAGATCTGGGAGCCGATGTGGGAGTGGACCCCGAGCAGGTCGAGGCTCTCGTGCCCGAGCGCCCGCCGCACGGCCTCGGCGGCGGAGCCGTCGGCGACGGCGATGCCGAACTTCTGGTCCTCGTGCGCGGTCGCGATGAACTCGTGCGTGTGCGCTTCCACGCCCACGGTCACGCGGATCTGCACGGGCTGGCGCACGCCGAGCTCACGGGCGATGTGCGCGACGCGGGCGATCTCCTGGAAGGAGTCGAGGACGATACGGCCGACGCCGGCGGTGACGGCCCGCCGGATCTCGCCCTCCGACTTGTTGTTGCCGTGGAAGGCGATCCGCTCGGCGGGCATCCCGGCGGCGAGGGCGGTCGCCAGTTCACCGCCGGAACACACGTCCAGGTTCAGCCCCTCTTCCTTCAGCCACTTCACGACGGCCTTGGAGAGGAACGCCTTGCCGGCGTAGAAGACGTCCGCGTCCTTGCCGAAGGCGTGCGCCCAGGCGCGGCAGCGGGCGCGGAAGTCCTCTTCGTCGAGGAAGTAGGCGGGGGTCCCGAACTCCTCGGCGAGCCGGGTCACTTCGATCCCGCCGACGCGGACCACCCCGTCGTCGTCGCGGGTGACGGTGCGCGCCCAGACCTTCTCGTCCAGCACGTTCAGGTCGGCCGGCGGCGGGGCGTAGTGGCCTTCGGGCAGGACGTCGGCGTGGCGGGGCCCGGCGGGGTGCGCGGAACGGCTCATCGGAATCTCTCTTCGCGGGTCACAGGAAGTCGGGGGCGTCTACGCCGAGCAGGGCCAGGCCGCCGGCCAGCACCGTGCCGGCGGCTTCGGCGAGGGCCAGCCGGGCGCGGTGGGCGGCCGAGGGTTTCTCGTCCCCTCGGGGCAGGACGTGGTGCTGGTGGTCGAGGAGCACATCGGCGACGGTGACGAGGTGCCGGACGAGCCGCTCGGGGGCCCGGTGGTGCGCGGCGGCTTCGAGGACGAGCGGGTACTCGGCGATCACCCGCACCAGCTCACGGCCCTCCGCGTCCTCACCCGCCCCGGCGTGGAACCCGAGCAGGGCGGCGTTGCGGCTCAGGGCACGGGCGCGGGCGTGGGCGTACCGCACCCGGAAGAGCTCGTTGGACTCGTCCTGGACGAGGAGGCCGGGCGCGAAGGCGGGGGTCTCCCGGGCCGGGACGCGGAGCATGGCCCAGCGGGCGGCGTCCTGCCCGTAGGCGGCGATCACGTCGCCGTCACGCCTCGCGACGGGGGCCAGGGGGATGGTCCCGAAGTCCTGCTCCTGCCCCTGGGACCTCATGATCCGCCCGACGGCCTCGCGCACGGCCCGCTCGCGCGGCCCGACGTGGGGAGCCCAGCGGAAGGGGTCGGCCTCGCCGCCACCGTCCGCGTACCCGTACCGGATCCCGGCGCTCAGGACCTCCCGTACGAGGGCGGCCTCGGAGCGGGCGGCGAGGGTGAAGTTCAGGAACCCGGCTCCGGTGACGTCGACGCGCGCGATCCCGGGCTCCTCGGCGAGCAGCCGGGCCAGCACGTCCGCCACGTCGCGGGGGACGCGGGCGGCCCCCTTGGCCACGTGGAAGGCGACGGGTGTGGCGTACTCCCCCACCCCGCCGGGCCGCGTCCGCTCGACGACGACCCGCTCGGGCACGCACGCGGCGCCCAGCTCACCGCTCTCGACGGCACGGCGTACGGCGTGTACGACGGCACGAGAGAGGTCGGCGGGGATCACGTCACCCACCCTAGGGGAGAAGCCCCGTCGGCCCGCACCGGGTTTCGCCATGTGAACAGCCATGTGAACGACCCCGGGACCCGACCCCCGAACAGAACCCCGAACCACCCCTGAACCGCCCCCGGCCGGCCACGCGAAAAAGAACCCTCAGGCCCCTCTGCCGGCCGACGCGCCCTTCCGCTCGCGGCGGTCCTTGCGCTCGACGAGCCTGCGCACGATGCGCACCAGCTCGGCGGGCTCGAAGGGCTTCGCGAGGAACGCGTCGACCCCGGCGGCGATCCCGGCCTCGACCTCGTGCTGGGTGCAGGCACTCACGATGGCGACGGGCAGGTGCCGCGTCCGCGGATCGGCCCGCAACTGCGCGGCCGCCCCGAACCCGTCCAGCCGCGGCATGACCACATCAAGGGTGAT
Protein-coding sequences here:
- the nrtL gene encoding ArgS-related anticodon-binding protein NrtL, with the translated sequence MIPADLSRAVVHAVRRAVESGELGAACVPERVVVERTRPGGVGEYATPVAFHVAKGAARVPRDVADVLARLLAEEPGIARVDVTGAGFLNFTLAARSEAALVREVLSAGIRYGYADGGGEADPFRWAPHVGPRERAVREAVGRIMRSQGQEQDFGTIPLAPVARRDGDVIAAYGQDAARWAMLRVPARETPAFAPGLLVQDESNELFRVRYAHARARALSRNAALLGFHAGAGEDAEGRELVRVIAEYPLVLEAAAHHRAPERLVRHLVTVADVLLDHQHHVLPRGDEKPSAAHRARLALAEAAGTVLAGGLALLGVDAPDFL
- the thrC gene encoding threonine synthase, giving the protein MSSNRTHQWRGIIEEYRDRLPVTDTTPVVTLREGGTPLVPAQVLSERTGCEVHLKVEGANPTGSFKDRGMTMAITKAKEDGAKAVICASTGNTSASAAAYAVRAGMVCAVLVPRGKIALGKMGQALVHGAKILQVDGNFDDCLDLARALSDNYPVALVNSVNPVRIEGQKTAAFEIVDALGDAPDIHVLPVGNAGNITAYWKGFKEYKADGLASRTPRVWGFQASGSAPIVRGEVVKEPHTIATAIRIGNPASWDYALQARDESGGFIDEVTDRQILAAYRLLAAQEGVFVEPASAASVAGLLKAAEAGLVDPGQKIVCTVTGNGLKDPDWAVAGAPQPVTVPVDAEAAAARLGLI
- a CDS encoding response regulator: MAKTRTRGLRATYPQVVPGASGRVLVVDDNKVIRQLIKVNLELEGFEVVTASDGAECLDIVHRVQPDAITLDVVMPRLDGFGAAAQLRADPRTRHLPVAIVSACTQHEVEAGIAAGVDAFLAKPFEPAELVRIVRRLVERKDRRERKGASAGRGA
- a CDS encoding homoserine dehydrogenase gives rise to the protein MMRTRPLKVALLGCGVVGSEVARIMTTHADDLTARIGAPVELAGVAVRRPSKVREGIDPALVTTDATALLKRGDIDVAIEVIGGIEPARTLITTAFENGISVVSANKALLAQDGAALHGAAETHGLDLYYEAAVAGAIPLVRPMRESLAGDKINRVMGIVNGTTNFILDKMDSTGAGYQEALDEATALGYAEADPTADVEGYDAAAKAAILAGIAFHTRVRLDDVYREGMTEVSAADFASAKRMGCTIKLLAILERAADGESVTARVHPAMIPLSHPLASVREAYNAVFVEAEAAGRLMFYGPGAGGAPTASAVLGDLVAVCRNKLAQATGPGESAYTQLPVSPMGDVVTRYHISLDVADKPGVLAQVATTFAEHGVSIDTVRQQGKDGEASLVVVTHRAPDAALSGTVEALRKLDTVRGVASIMRVEGE
- the lysA gene encoding diaminopimelate decarboxylase codes for the protein MSRSAHPAGPRHADVLPEGHYAPPPADLNVLDEKVWARTVTRDDDGVVRVGGIEVTRLAEEFGTPAYFLDEEDFRARCRAWAHAFGKDADVFYAGKAFLSKAVVKWLKEEGLNLDVCSGGELATALAAGMPAERIAFHGNNKSEGEIRRAVTAGVGRIVLDSFQEIARVAHIARELGVRQPVQIRVTVGVEAHTHEFIATAHEDQKFGIAVADGSAAEAVRRALGHESLDLLGVHSHIGSQIFDMAGFEVSAKRVIQLLAAVRDEHGVELPEIDLGGGLGIAYTSADDPREPHEIAKALTEIVARECESAGLKAPRISVEPGRAIVGPTAFTLYEVGTIKPLEGLRTYVSVDGGMSDNIRTALYDAEYGVTLVSRVSDAEPMLVRVVGKHCESGDIVVKDAFLPADLAPGDLLAVPATGAYCRSMASNYNHALRPPVVAVRDGGARVIVRRETEEDLLRLDLG